The proteins below come from a single Deltaproteobacteria bacterium genomic window:
- a CDS encoding metal-sensitive transcriptional regulator, with product MSLCGDDHPKLIARINRIEGQIRGLKKMVAEEQACLDVLKQIAAASGALRSLGAVILEDHLKGCVANAIRNHDHESELIAEVVDIFNKFSK from the coding sequence ATGTCTCTTTGCGGTGATGACCACCCGAAATTGATTGCCCGGATCAACCGAATCGAGGGGCAGATTCGTGGCCTGAAAAAAATGGTCGCCGAGGAACAGGCCTGCCTGGACGTTCTGAAGCAGATAGCGGCGGCATCGGGCGCTCTGAGATCGTTGGGCGCCGTTATCCTGGAAGACCATTTGAAGGGGTGCGTGGCCAACGCCATTCGAAACCATGACCACGAGTCGGAATTGATTGCTGAGGTTGTCGATATTTTCAACAAATTCAGCAAGTAG